Proteins encoded by one window of Lathyrus oleraceus cultivar Zhongwan6 chromosome 1, CAAS_Psat_ZW6_1.0, whole genome shotgun sequence:
- the LOC127077392 gene encoding uncharacterized protein LOC127077392 encodes MEHLLLSARALRSRFRSLPSFQTLNSQFSHRLHSSPSPKVESASAGSTFSGVSSSKVLCGESGRMLPAVLAGLFGIGMVETAYADKANEDVQEIAKKERERIQNLLTTRGIRQGSCPRFNVAVKGQKVSIKFQVPPGCEISQLIANLTAHLGLKSEGHGGGSDMILRAWDSTVAWQLTLTHPSKQKHIQQNEPSSTDTNAHDRDLCILIFHSLIGSDKIEIEFMKQGNLSPEELDAFISVLQLAGNKLVERNPVERKPWEEIEQAPSVDKAISSLEAMGVRTYGLNEPIGTSNNEVSWDNIAGYEHQKRVIEDTILLALHSPEVYDDIARGTRHKFESNRPRAVLFEGPPGTGKTSCARVIANQAGVPLLYVPLEVVMSEFYGKSERLLGKVFSLANSLPNGAIIFLDEIDSFAAARDGEMHEATRRLLSVLLRQIDGFEQDKKVVVIAATNRKEDLDPALISRFDTMIAFGLPDHHNRQEIASKYAKHLSKTELDELARATEDMAGRDIRDICLQAERSWASKIIRGQVSKDEEQTNLPPLQEYIACATHRRDSLLSAAANRKPRRASRNKIINE; translated from the exons ATGGAGCATTTACTTCTATCAGCTCGAGCCCTGCGTTCGCGTTTCCGTTCACTTCCTTCTTTCCAAACCCTAAATTCTCAATTCTCACACCGCCTTCACTCTTCCCCCTCTCCAA AAGTAGAATCTGCATCTGCGGGATCCACCTTCTCTGGTGTTTCCAGCTCGAAAGTTTTGTGTGGGGAGTCGGGACGGATGCTTCCTGCTGTTTTGGCTGGTTTATTTGGAATTGGAATGGTGGAAACTGCGTATGCGGATAAAGCTAATGAAGATGTGCAAGAGATTGCTAAAAAAGAACGGGAGAGAATTCAGAACTTGCTTACAACTAGGGGAATTCGACAAGGTTCTTGTCCTCGCTTCAATGTAGCTGTTAAAGGCCAGAAG GTCAGTATAAAGTTTCAAGTTCCTCCTGGTTGTGAAATTTCACAACTTATTGCAAACCTTACTGCACATCTTGGACTGAAATCTGAAGGCCACGGCGGTGGTTCAGATATGATTTTGCGTGCGTGGGACAG CACGGTTGCTTGGCAACTTACCCTTACTCATCCATCAAAGCAAAAGCATATTCAACAGAATGAGCCGTCTTCAACAGATACAAATGCACATGATAGAGATCTATGTATACTTATATTTCATTCTCTCATTGGCTCAGATAAAATT GAAATTGAATTTATGAAGCAAGGGAACTTGAGTCCCGAAGAGCTTGATGCTTTCATATCTGTTTTACAATTAGCTGGTAACAAGTTGGTAGAAAGAAATCCCGTGGAAAGAAAGCCATGGGAAGAGATCGAACAAGCACCATCTGTAGATAAAGCAATTTCTAGTCTTGAGGCCATGGGAGTAAGAACATATGGACTCAATGAACCCATAGGTACATCAAACAATGAAGTATCATGGGACAATATTGCTGGGTACGAGCATCAAAAACG GGTAATAGAAGATACAATACTATTGGCTTTGCACAGTCCTGAAGTATATGATGATATTGCTCGCGGGACTCGGCATAAGTTTGAGTCTAACAGGCCTCGAGCTGTGCTGTTTGAAGGTCCACCAG GTACAGGGAAAACCTCTTGTGCCCGTGTTATTGCCAATCAAGCG GGTGTCCCTTTGCTTTATGTTCCACTTGAGGTAGTGATGTCTGAATTCTATGGTAAAAGTGAACGCCTTCTAGGGAAAGTGTTTTCACTAGCAAACAGTCTTCCCAATGGCGCTATTATATTTTTGGATGAG ATTGATTCTTTTGCTGCTGCTCGAGATGGCGAAATGCATGAAGCTACGCGTAGATTATTGTCAGTATTATTGCGACAG ATAGATGGCTTTGAGCAGGATAAGAAAGTGGTTGTCATTGCTGCCACAAATAGAAAGGAAGACCTTGATCCTGCATTAATTAG TCGGTTTGATACTATGATCGCTTTTGGTTTACCTGATCATCATAATCGTCAGGAAATAGCATCCAAATATGCAAAGCACCTGTCAAAAACCGAACTTGATGAACTTGCACGAGCTACAGAAGA TATGGCTGGGAGAGATATTAGAGATATTTGTCTGCAAGCAGAACGATCCTGGGCATCAAAG ATTATTCGGGGACAAGTATCTAAAGATGAAGAACAAACTAACCTTCCACCTTTGCAAGAATACATAGCTTGTGCAACACATAGACGGGATTCGCTGCTTAGTGCTGCTGCAAATAGGAAGCCCCGACGTGCATCCCGCAACAAGATAATAAATGAGTAA